Sequence from the Gadus chalcogrammus isolate NIFS_2021 chromosome 21, NIFS_Gcha_1.0, whole genome shotgun sequence genome:
TCTAGACACAATACACTTTCAATGCCAAAAAAAAATACCCTAAATGAAGGGGAAATCAGAAATCACAATACCTTTCTCCCCCTATTTTATAAagcacaaatgaaatgaaaaaatgatGAAAAAGTATTACTATAGTGAAATTTAAAAAATGGTTGAGATTGATCTCTCTACCTGGATTAGATATTGACCTTACCAGACCGCTATAGCAGGCTAGTGCAAAAGAGCAATACAGGCAGGTGCTCAAAGTGAAACAGGATAGCATCGATCAGAAGGAAGGCTTTAGCCATGCAATACTGTGTTGTTCCACGAAACCATGACGTCCGAAACGCCGTCGTCAGTTTTTCCTTGAGGTAGACCTAGTCAGCCATCTCCCTGAAAAGTGATCGGCTGAATAAAATCCAtttcacagtgtgtgtatgtatgtgtgtgtgtgtgtgtgtgtgtgtgtgtgtgtgtgtgtgtgtgtgtgtgtgtgtgtgtgtgtgtgtgtgtgtgtgtgtgtgtgtgtgtgtgcatgtgtgtgtgcgtgtgtgtgtgtgtgcgtgtgtgtgtgtgtgtgtgtgtgtgtgtgtgtgtgtgtgtgtgtgtgtgtgtgtgtgtgtgtgtgtgtgtgtgtgtgtcggtttgtgtcCTGATGCCCCATCAATTTCCACTCAGTGCACCCTGATAAGATATTTGCTGTTTGACGTTTGCAGATTGACAGAGGATTTTGACCAGCATCTCAGACAAAGTCACTGCTGACTCCCTGACCCCTGTCCCCTGTCCCCTGTCCCCGACGGAACCTGACCTCAGTCGTGGACTCAAATGCAGTTGTGCGCAACATGCTGTACCTAAACAAGAGCTGGTTTGTTGTCAAAGCCCCTTGTCAGATAACCTAATAAGATGTACTTTTAAAAAAAGATGTAGCCTGCCTTCTAACctttcaacgtgtgtgtgtgtgtgtgtgtgtgtgtgtgtgtgtgtgtgtgtgtgtgtgtgtgtgtgtgtgtgtgtgtgtgtgtgtgtgtgtgtgtgtgtgtgtgtgcgtgcgtgcgtgcgtgcgtgcgtgcgtgtgtgcgtgtgtgtgtgtgtgtgtctgtgtgtctgtgtgtttatttgtgtgtttgcctggGAAGTATCTATGGGTGCATACAATGTGAAATGGTGTTACATGAAATTCATACGCACACAGAAAAGccacttttacacacacacacacacacacacacacacacacacacacacacacacacacacacacacacacacacacacacacacacacacacacacacacacacacacacacacacacacacacacacacacacacacaaacgcctaCCAATGggcacacacattcagaagcATTGCCCTCCCCCTGAGAGTCAGTGATGAAACAGGAGGTTCCCTCACCTCGATCACACCCCGAGGCCTTGAGGCTCCCAGCATCTATATAAAGAGCCTGCCCACCACACAGAACGCTAACAGTAGACCTAACAACTCACCACAAagcacagccagagagagaccacgagacacagagagaggaagtaCACAACTTATTATCGCCAAGCTTCAAGAGAAgaccaaagaagaagaaaacactgTGAAAGATAAACAGGTATGTCTAGAACTATTTTTATCTGTTTTAGTACATTTCTTGGTGAATTTATTAATTTACAGATTTTCATAACAAAAATTGATATGACAGCCTTTTACTTGTTGTATGTTTGCCATGTGAGGGTATGGATGCTTCTCTATTTAGAATATACGAAGAATACATTTTTCTTCTCATTCAACTCTTCATATCAGTATATGTGAGCCCAGAACAAGTCTGTCTCAGGTGAACTGTGTAAAAGTAATGCTTTAACTGATATGGTTTCATCCACATCATTTCAAATGTAGTCTCTATGTATCATGATTACAACTGCTTATCATGGCACATCTGCTTCATAGAGCTATAGTTCAATGAGTCACCCTGTGGAGAATACCGCTTCTGACTGAGCAATAGGAAAGACAGCCGGAGGATTTATTCATGTGAATACGATGGGATTTAACACCAAACGTGTCTCTTCGAGGTTGAAAAAACGTGTCTCTTCGAGGTTGGAAAGTTATCAATAAAGCCTATTTAAACTATGTTACTCGAGTCAAGAGTCATATAGAATAAATAtagatgatttatttttttatttaatatttagaaAGTATTGTGTACtataatatttaaaatgcaaaaaataatttgtttgtaaaatgtaaaaagggaggaggggggtaaaTATTTAAGAACCCAACCTGACAACCTAGCACTACACAGATTTAAACGAGGAGCCATGAGGGACTACCCTTCCCTTGATTGGCAGAGATGCGTCACTCTACGGGGGATAAGTCGTTGAAGGTTACTGCCCATTCAGAATCGGGGGCTCTGTTTGTGCAAGTCCTTCCGCGGAGAGCGGTGCGTGGGATGTatacatgtattttttattgtgaaccCCCGAGCACGAGGCCGCGGCGTGCGCAGGCATGTTTATAAATGCAGGTATTCTATATCATGACATGACGTGGCCGCAGCTCCATTCATTACTGAGTGGCGAAATGTTGTCATGCCTTGcttaaaatgaaaagaaaaaagaaacgaTGAGTGTTTATTGCCCACACAGCAGCTTGAATCCGCTGAAGGCGCCTATCGTGATTCCCacacagctattaactctatTGAAGTATTGACCCTTTGCTTTATCTCATAGATGCAGCTTGTCCTTTTAAAACTGCTTTCTGAATATTTATGTAATGTAGCACTATAGATTCCTCTATAAAAGTTTAGACCCCTCACAGCAGAGAAATGTACCTCATATTTGTTAAGAAAAATGGTCAATTTCAGATCAACAAGTACTGCAACATAAGGTCATGGaagcagcagctgcagatgaAACATGTTGAATTTGCATGAGGTACCTAAACAAGTGACTTCCTCTTTCTTTGGATTTTAGGTCAGGAAATTACGCAAACAATGATGGGAACTGTTGACCAAATGTTTGGTATCCTAGATCTTAGATTGTCAGTTGGCTTTTACAGGATTTTCCCAATTTAATAGGAAAatcctgtcgtttttttttagaAGGTTTACCACAGTAGGTTTTTTTCATTAGAGTAGGCTATGCATCGTACAATAATATCCTCTCTGAAATGAAAGAAGAAGTGAGAAACAGAAGTGGCGTGACAACATTGTGTTTAATTGACTCATGTTTGTCTCTAACCCATTTCCCAGCCCCAGACCCGGGTGGACCATGCAGGCGTCCTggctgatggtggtgttggcggCGTGCGCGTGCTGCCCAGCGGCAAGGGCCCTGTGTTGGCAGAGCTCCTTCTGCAGTGATCTCCGTACCAAGGTCCGGCTCATAGTAGGTTCTGCTGCTCCTGGTCCATCCTCCTCATTCGTGGTCCCTTATGTTACCCAAGTTTACATTGCTTCAACTACAACCACATTAAACCCCCAAATATCGAGGATTTGGGGGATTTCATTTCAGAAGTGTTTTTCAATTTCTATTTTAGAAGTGTCTAAAAAAGAATAATCTGGAAATACTTTATTGCCTCTCGCCCCTCTCGGCGTAGGACTGCCTCAGCCTGTGTGCGTCCCGGAaggcctccgcctcctcctccccccccgagAACGAGAACAGCCTGTTGCTGGACCGGCTGCTGTCGTCCCTGGGGGATCCCCAAGACCACCCGCCGCTGGGGCCCAGCGCCAGGGGCCGCAGCGAGGACCGCCGCTCCTACGCCATGGAGCACTTCCGCTGGGGGAAGCCGGCCAGGAGGAAACGCCGGCCCGTCAAGGTGCAGGCCACgtcgggggaggaggtgggtggcgACGTCTCGGCCGAGAGGCCGCCGCCAGCggggggcgtggtggtggtgagggtcgGGGACGAGGAGGCCGGAGGGGGcaaggaggtggtgctggacgtgcgggacctggaggagcagctgaTGCCGGGGGTGACGTTCAGCCCGGAGACCCTCTCGCAGGAGGTTAAAGACCCCGGGACGTACCGGATGAGTCACTTCCGCTGGGGGAGCCCGCCCAAGCGCGGCGACGGACAGCTGACTCCGTGGGAGGTGAAGAAGCCCCTGTCCAGGTTCTTCGGGAGCACCTTCAAACGCATGCATTagaaggggagggtggggtgtgtgcgtgtgtgtgtgtgtggggggggtgatgagaGGAAAGGAAATGGTTGTAACCCCTGCACGTCTTGGAATCTCATCTTATACTTGTGGTTTTAAAATGTCTTGGATCAGTCCATTCGCATGCTGTTCAGCTTattttttgaagaaaaaaaacacataataaccccaaaagtaaaaataaataaatatgcatgGGTAATTGAAATAAAATCCTCCATAATCATCCACCTACTGCTCTGACCCTGATGGCCTTGGCTCCCGCTCTCTCTGGAGAACATTATTGCAGGTGGGTGGCAAAGAACGTCAGTGATTCAAATTACGTAACTAAGAAACCAGCCACTGAACTCCATTGTTCTTTGGACAGAGGCGGTTGACAGTTTGTTATAAACATTCATCACCTACACACAATGATCATACTCTAAAATTGGGGCAAACAGGGACACTGATTTGCTTGATGAATGTAGAGGACACATGTATTGTGATTTTTCTACATAATTTAAAAGAGAGCTCCAACTACCCATGACTATACACGATGAGATATCAAAGTATGTCAATGTAAATAAGTTAATATTATTCCTATTTAGAGCATAGGTTTATGTCTGAAAGCATGAATTAAAAAGAAACTGCCTATTCTCTTCACGTTTCCAGTGGTTAATGGAAATCGGCAAATTGTTTGCCAATTACCTGAGGATGTTAACAAGCAACAGCCTAATAAATAAGCTTTCAAATAATTATTTAAGAGCACCACACTGTCGTGGCTTTGAACTGCAAgtgtttttaattgtatggAATTGCGAGATGTTCGGATTTGAACTGCATTGTTATGCAAGTCGATGACATATTTTCATGCAAAGTTAGATAATTTCAAGCTTTCAGTTCGGCAGGAAGAAACCTTTTATCTTAAAATCCCTGAAAAACCAGCGctggagacaaacacacacactcttcataATGATCACTTAAGAGTTTATTTCCACAATGCTCATTGAACTGTACAACACAGCTACAGCAACAGCATGCAATTTAGGGACTGACACTTGGGTAAGGCATTTCCTCCATATAAAAGCTGCCTGTGTCACTAGATAATCCagttgtaaagtgcaaagttCACAGTCCACTTGACCTACAGCACTACATTGTAAACATATACATATTACCAGACATGTAAATGTTGACGGAAACTAATGTGGAATGAGTCGGTAGGCATTTGCGACCACGACAATCATGTTGACGGTATCACACGCGTTCACTTCAAAAATCACAAGATGGTGTAAAAACAAGAGTACAAATGTGGCAAAATATCAGTGTGGTTGAAAAACATTGAGACGGGCTCACTGCTTGAGACACGGGGTCAACAACTGGGATCATTATTTTTTACTGTAAACTGTATTTGAATAGTTCGGTCTTGGGTAGTAATCGTTTTAAAAGACACATGGAATATTATTTGCATGaatgccagacacacacataaaacatgaTTAACACTTGACAGACAGTAcgattaacaataataatagtaacaataatacaaacacgcacacacacacagaggaaaatGTACACAGGTCAATGTCGGCTTATGTGGACAATCATACGTATACGGTCACAAGACAATACATGGCGGACAGCTGCAGCAAAACATAGGGGAGCCGCCGGACAATCCAAACATAATCAATAGAACAGGATGATGGGATTGTATTGGCAGCTACATTCGGCAAGCCCAACGCGGTCATGTGACAGAAACACAGGAGAGCCGGTTGGAGGTGGTTGGAGAAGCATTGTATCGTTGTCGTACAGAGGAGTGATGGGGGTCCTATGTAGCCCACCATCTCGCTCTACATTGTCCCCAATGGCATCATTTTTGAGGAATGGCGTTGCGCTCAAAACAAATTATTGCCGTtatacacctgtgtgtgtgtgtgtgtgtgtgtgtgtgtgtgtgtgtgtgtgtgtgtgtgtgtgttggctttaAATTGTAATAAATAAAACTAGCCATATAAACCAGTATTGTAGTAAGTTACGGGCCAAGTTCTTGTTCTCCCGCGACCATCGAGACAATTTAcgattacatatatattttgttttacagACGAATGAAAGTCCTGTTTCCTGGCATCACCTGGACAAATGACTCTACCGTATTTAGTCCATTGTTTTACTGCTGCTTCGGTTGATTTAAGGAGCATTAAAAAACTTTACTTATTTATGGCCCGAATCAGTGCAATGAAAGAAAATTAGGCATATTAtttagtaatatatatatatatacaagtaaaggtatatacacacactcaaccctCCTACAAATCTGCTTTCCGGGGATATTTACAACTCTGGGCTTATATACAAATGTGTGTGGAGCAGCGAGTACAGCCAGTGTGGTTTAATGAGACCACACTGGCTGCTTGATTGATCTGGTCCTGCTTGTTTTTCTGAATCTTCTCACCATTTGGGGGTTCAACACTCAGGCTGCTGCGGCCACGAGCTGTGGGTTTGTTTATATGTAGTGCGGTTCAGTGGAGTGGCTGGGACCGGACTAAGTGCCACAGTGTTCAGGCAGCCGGCATTCGTCAACAGACAGCAACACTCGCTTTGAGAgggacacacaaagacaattaATTACCTGTTGAAAGCAAAGCAAATTAATTACCACAGTTAGGATGATAAAAACAAGGTAGGCGTAATGGCCCCACATTAAAATTAGAAAGGAAGAGGAATAAAAAcagaacaataaataaaaaggtagAAAAAAATTAAACCTTTCAATGCATttgtttaaaaacaaacaaacatgatgCTTGGAATCCCTTAAACATTGGGTCAAATCGTCAGTCAGTGACGACTTAAGCTATGGAAACCAAAGCACGGATGTGCTTTCCTATGCATTCCTCCAATGACCCTAAATAGTAAATTTAACAACCTGGCCTACAGTTTACAGGACCATTATGTTTTACTGTTGCCAGGTAAGATGGCTCCCAAGGGTCGACCGCCCAGGCGTCACGGGGaaacgaaaacaaaacaaaaacagcctTGTGTAAAAGGGGTCATGGACAACATTAAGACGCGTAGGGCATGCAGCAGGTCAGTTTGAACGAGGACTTAAGAATCTACGGTTGCAGATTTGTCAACGGCTCTTGGCAATGTCTCTTGGcaaaaaatcaaaataaaataaaataataataatcctagaAACGACTGGGAAGCGACGATTGGGCAGCTAAATAATTAAAGTTAGCTTGCTCTATTAAGTTTGGCTTCGAACAACTGGAGGGTTCCTCCGGCCTTCCACCGGGCTTTGTTTGATTGCAGGCTACTACTGACCGAGGAAGCTTTCGCGTTTTCTTCTACCCCGACTTCAGCAAGTGGGTATTTACCCGCGATGACCGTATCAGAGCTAtgacacccccctcccacccccacccccccagctaGTACACGCAGAGGTCTGGGAACTTCATCTCGTAGACGGGTACGGAGCGGCTCTGGGTCTGGCCGTAGCCCGACGAGATGGTTCCCGACGGGCTGGGCGGGGGTctgcggtggggggaggggaaagaaaaaaatcaacGTTCCCAATAAGTGACGTAACAGTGGAATGAAACCACTACAGGAGGTATGTCATTTTGAATTCCCGAGCATTGCAGCCGTACCTGATGGTGATCTCAAAGATCTGGTTCAGCTTGCTCTGCAGTAACGTGGCCTGGCGGGCGAAAACGACAAGATGTTTTGTGAATATAAAggaaatacaaaatataaatttaCAAAAACAAAGTAACTTCGTCAAGATGCAACcctttttgccttttttttttcagaatgaCTTCTAAATTATGACTATAGCGAGTGTCTAGTGAATTCAATGCATGCAGCCAGGTAATTTGGGTTTCGCATTCAAATCACTGTGGTGTGTAGACTGGGACCACATTGACATAACATTTTCCAAAAAAGGCAAAACTTGATGAACAGGTGTGGGTACGCTTGTTGCTCACAGTTTGTGACTCGGTTTGTGAATCAACCACGATgcaattattttttacattgatTGTATAATTCAGATATTATGTCCGGACGTGTTCATCACTTTGAAGCGTCCTCTGGAAACACTTTTGCTGTCGTTTGCTGTACATTCTGTAATGTGTGTAGTCTGTATTGTGGTATCTTCAATTGCAACACTTTTTCAATATACTGCATAGTGTTTTCGGGAGTAACCGAATACATGTACCGGCGttacgtattcagaatacaaattatagctaactgtattccgttacagttacaatttaaatagttgGTATATAGAATAcagttacattgttgaaatcaatggattacatgacgatacttctgtttcagcagtttattcgtgctttcacaccaacagcatttaGTTCGCACTAAATGAGTTTGGTCCCTTAGATCGGTACGTTTGCGTTGTTGTGAATGCAACCACCTCACTTCGATGTGAACCAAATCAGCCGACCGAGACCTCCCTGAACAgctggtctcggttcgcttccaaacAAACCCTGTTACGGTTCcc
This genomic interval carries:
- the LOC130374796 gene encoding pro-opiomelanocortin-like, with the translated sequence MQASWLMVVLAACACCPAARALCWQSSFCSDLRTKVRLIDCLSLCASRKASASSSPPENENSLLLDRLLSSLGDPQDHPPLGPSARGRSEDRRSYAMEHFRWGKPARRKRRPVKVQATSGEEVGGDVSAERPPPAGGVVVVRVGDEEAGGGKEVVLDVRDLEEQLMPGVTFSPETLSQEVKDPGTYRMSHFRWGSPPKRGDGQLTPWEVKKPLSRFFGSTFKRMH